A genomic region of Cyprinus carpio isolate SPL01 chromosome B11, ASM1834038v1, whole genome shotgun sequence contains the following coding sequences:
- the LOC109060423 gene encoding uncharacterized protein LOC109060423 isoform X3: protein MESWLTPFYASSDVIALRFLLFLCKAYGVVLLLMPPLIAVELLVDLLCPQSGRTKGRDASESLSRTVGYLGCFLAWSMSGIYSSHDWMLEQISVETCQGKGGHLLTCLPSADESSWVLPSMVVLLSLTGSLGLFRTKASRRLPDSSKNTQMAKKKDYLGPGLMHMSQTLVDSEKTPTSCGVHMAGFVNSEPRQICPGNGVLCAKQTGLADSIKKQKQSSSFATFAQSKTDLSLEVTSLAVFNRTDAKSQSRCYWFPKMESPCSGREIFTGLVCVALVCVFPTVISGNILLIFNLENLVVYNLKLSSVNRVPDL from the coding sequence ATGGAGTCCTGGTTGACGCCTTTTTATGCGTCTTCGGATGTCATCGCCCTTCGATTTCTGCTCTTCCTTTGCAAGGCCTATGGAGTTGTGTTACTGCTGATGCCGCCTTTGATTGCTGTGGAGTTGTTGGTTGATCTGCTGTGTCCTCAAAGTGGGCGAACGAAGGGTAGAGATGCAAGCGAATCCCTCTCTAGAACAGTTGGCTATTTGGGATGTTTTCTAGCATGGAGCATGAGCGGGATCTACAGCAGCCACGACTGGATGCTGGAGCAGATCTCAGTGGAAACCTGTCAAGGAAAAGGTGGCCATCTTCTCACGTGCCTTCCCAGCGCTGATGAGTCTTCCTGGGTTCTTCCTTCTATGGTGGTCCTGTTGAGTTTAACAGGGAGCCTGGGTCTGTTCAGGACGAAGGCATCCAGAAGATTGCCTGACTCATCTAAAAACACACAGATGGCCAAGAAAAAGGACTATTTGGGCCCTGGGCTAATGCATATGTCACAAACTCTGGTTGACTCAGAAAAAACACCCACCAGCTGTGGCGTACACATGGCTGGGTTTGTGAACAGTGAGCCACGACAGATCTGTCCTGGGAATGGTGTACTGTGCGCTAAACAAACCGGTTTGGCAGACAGTATCAAGAAACAAAAGCAATCATCCAGCTTTGCAACATTTGCACAGTCCAAAACCGATCTTTCTCTGGAAGTCACATCATTGGCTGTCTTTAACAGGACAGACGCAAAGTCTCAAAGCAGATGCTATTGGTTTCCCAAAATGGAAAGTCCCTGCTCAGGGCGAGAAATCTTCACAGGGTTGGTATGCGTGGCTCTAGTTTGTGTTTTTCCCACAGTCATCAGTGGTAATATTCTCCTAATCTTTAATCTGGAGAATCTGGTGGTGTACAACTTAAAACTCTCTTCAGTTAACAGAGTACCGGATCTGTAA